Proteins from a single region of Colias croceus chromosome Z, ilColCroc2.1:
- the LOC123705529 gene encoding forkhead box protein F1-like, which produces MKTEEQTTEEAARRAPATRRQEKPPFSYIALIVMAIRHSPNKKLTLSEIYAFLQQQFPFFRSSYQGWKNSVRHNLSLNECFVKLPKGLGRPGKGHYWTIDPSSEFMFEEGSFRRRPRGFRRKCQALKPQFGGGGYLCGGGVAALPPSQPSGYDLGGGSSSSASGASAIDYGACAYSHAGTSQQLSYGGEYCTYGGMGEREWPLAYSAVDPGYRPPASSPPSRHDLTDLIPNYQYVTNEHVFFASMDKKAFASIDLTSSSFALSFYLGSALLVFMRQDGLSWVVCLFNWALSKSFDMVDHQVAEGHPKPLLLFGKLRKPRSKEGTPYYVVFFTPHYVSIPS; this is translated from the exons ATGAAGACCGAGGAGCAAACTACCGAAGAGGCGGCGCGCCGGGCGCCTGCCACGCGACGTCAGGAAAAACCACCCTTCTCCTACATCGCCCTCATCGTCATGGCCATCCGGCACTCTCCCAATAAAAAACTCACCCTTAGCGAAATTTACGCATTCCTCCAACAACAGTTCCCGTTTTTCCGAAGTTCATATCAAGGTTGGAAGAATTCCGTTCGCCACAACCTGAGCTTGAATGAGTGCTTCGTTAAGTTGCCCAAGGGCCTGGGAAGACCGGGGAAGGGGCATTATTGGACCATCGACCCGTCGTCTGAGTTCATGTTCGAAGAGGGCTCGTTCAGGCGACGACCGCGAGGTTTCCGCCGTAAGTGTCAGGCGCTAAAGCCCCAGTTCGGAGGTGGTGGATATTTGTGTGGAGGTGGAGTGGCCGCGTTGCCTCCGTCGCAACCGTCCGGATATGATCTCGGTGGCGGGAGCAGTTCGAGTGCGAGTGGAGCTTCCGCAATAGACTATGGAGCGTGTGCGTATTCCCATGCCGGGACGAGCCAGCAGCTTTCTTACGGAGGAGAGTACTGCACGTATGGTGGCATGGGGGAGCGCGAGTGGCCGCTCGCTTACAGCGCCGTGGATCCGGGCTACAGACCGCCGGCGTCGTCACCGCCATCTCGACACGACCTCACGGACCTGATTCCCAACTACCAGTACGTCACAAACGAACACG ttttctTTGCAAGCATGGATAAAAAGGCATTTGCTTCAATTGACTTGACTTCTTCTTCCTTTGCCTTATCCTTTTATTTGGGGTCGGCTCTCCTCGTTTTCATGCGACAGGATGGTCTATCCTGGGTTGTCTGTTTATTCAATTGGGCTCTCTCCAAGTCTTTTGATATGGTAGACCACCAAGTGGCAGAGGGACATCCTAAACCCCTTCTTCTATTTGGCAAGCTAAGAAAACCACGTAGTAAGGAGGGCACTCCTTACTACGTGGTTTTCTTCACGCCTCATTACGTGTCCATACCATCTTAG
- the LOC123705031 gene encoding autophagy-related protein 13 homolog isoform X2: protein MSSSEAQDRLKLYKFTKILTLKVAQIVVQSRQGKKISHVYNTSKLSEDITDAAASPNNLQWFNLSIPDVPEVNNDTKRVLNGEVVEALSNVLCIEISLRTNDGDDMVLELWTIKMLPGCDATISSISTIYYRMSIMLKSTLSISRITPAYKMSRLQNKDSYKISHKIYGGKPNFDLLGEKYKNIKVSELRMPIGMIQIEVVYRTEMAILSEPRGRAPSYGEVQNISNSDIMVKSDHFPRESPRKNHNEKKKVDLSKPLTAGAFVDAVKIKELHDALNQQLPPEPPMAWLLAEKDKMEKKMKLLSMAEVLAKPGPSTETTNALAQYASKAVEMPKPKDKYSSLMVIFLIHSRHYY, encoded by the exons ATGTCCAGTTCAGAAGCTCAAGACAGATTAAAGTTATATAAGTTTACAAAGATATTGACTTTGAAAGTTGCTCAAATAGTAGTGCAAAGTCGgcaaggaaaaaaaataagccATGTTTACAATACGTCTAAATTATCAGAAGATATAACTGATGCGGCAGCGTCGCCAAACAACTTACAATGG TTTAATCTATCCATACCAGATGTTCCTGAAGTAAACAATGACACAAAGCGAGTTTTAAATGGCGAAGTAGTTGAGGCATTATCAAATGTGTTGTGTATAGAAATTTCATTGAGAACTAATGACGGAGATGACATGGTATTGGAGTTGTGGACTATTAAGATGTTGCCTGGCTGTGACGCAACCATTTCATCAATATCTACTATATACTATCGCATGAGCATAATGCTGAAATCCACCCTCAGCATATCAAGGATAACACCAGCCTATAAAATGTCTAGGCTACAGAATAAGGATAGTTATAAAATCTCACACAAAATATATGGTGGCAAGCCAAATTTTGACCTATTAG gtgaaaaatataaaaacatcaaaGTGAGTGAATTACGCATGCCAATTGGTATGATTCAGATTGAAGTTGTTTATAGAACTGAAATGGCGATATTATCTGAGCCGCGAGGAAGAGCACCTAGTTATGGAGAAGTTCAAAATATATCCAACAGTGATATTATGGTTAAAAGCGATCATTTCCCCAGAGAAAGTCCAAG GAAAAATCACAATGAAAAGAAGAAAGTTGATCTTTCTAAGCCTTTGACAGCCGGTGCGTTTGTAGACGCAGtgaaaattaaagaattacATGATGCTCTAAATCAACAATTACCCCCTGAACCTCCTATGGCTTGGCTTCTTGCAGAGAAAGACAAAATGGAGAAA aaaATGAAGCTTCTATCAATGGCTGAGGTGCTCGCTAAACCGGGGCCTAGTACAGAAACTACAAATGCCCTGGCACAGTATGCTAGCAAAGCGGTTGAAATGCCAAAGCCTAAGGACAAATACTCAAGTCTAatggtaatatttttaatacatagtagacatta ttattaa
- the LOC123705528 gene encoding zinc finger protein 2 homolog — protein sequence MAMEQLNHSTREYDLDHRNPSSQDEVMAIYECRICKKTFYNSIALQNHTRLHHDDADVSNSETEQKINDPRNDQILEKYPDFKFISLNETFVVDNNLSKRTFNEDTSYIIAKTEGDDIAISAKRSRQDGVLSRTQMETPKAPVDLRGPFTCTLPSSYSPDLQCHQIFFNCCEYSLHYREKHTKRRKAALRCQVCEKRLDRDISANTLPSQFNMTNNISFPCRLCGQVFFERTRYEEHNRLIHAKLKPHQCSICSKRFTQLGGLQQHMRMHTGIRPFVCSFCTKAFTQKAGLDQHLRTHTKVKPFKCVICSKCFSQSVHLRQHMRTHTNIQPFECPVCGRRFKQSSHLNFHMRSHVGVTNGLMVEQYDQAVEHQGPIDFLNLTNDQPGQDAETVFHMRFPVDETNTLAAQEFPRAVEQQDPIDFLNLSNVQRVQDGEKTYQMHSNVDETNRLIVEEFTQGVEQQDPIDFLNFANVEPVQDGETIYYAAELESLPASYQNPMALDPQVMFFDDHITK from the exons ATGGCCATGGAACAGCTTAACCATTCCACGAGGGAATATGACTTGGATCAT AGAAATCCCTCTAGCCAAGACGAAGTAATGGCGATATATGAGTGTCGTATAtgcaaaaaaacattttataacagCATAGCCTTACAAAATCATACGAGATTACATCATGATGATGCTGATGTCTCAAACAGTGAAAcagaacaaaaaattaacgacCCCAGAAACGACCAA attttagaaaaatacCCAGATTTCAAATTTATCTCCCTAAATGAGACATTCGTCGTCGACAATAACTTATCCAAACGTACTTTTAATGAAGACACAAGCTATATCATAGCGAAGACAGAAGGTGATGACATTGCTATATCTGCAAAACGATCTAGACAAGATGGAGTTCTTAGTAGAACACAAATGGAAACTCCGAAAGCACCAGTAGATTTAAG GGGCCCATTTACCTGTACTCTACCTTCATCGTATAGTCCAGATTTGCAATGTCACCAAATTTTCTTCAACTGTTGCGAATATTCCCTGCATTATCGTGAAAAACATACGAAGCGACGCAAGGCTGCGTTACGTTGTCAAGTATGTGAGAAACGGCTAGATAGAGATATTTCCGCTAACACATTGCCATCGCAGTTTAATATGACTAATAACATATCTTTTCCATGTCGCTTATGCGGACAAGTCTTTTTCGAAAGAACTAGATACGAAGAGCACAATCGTTTAATACACGCCAAATTGAAACCACACCAGTGTTCTATTTGCTCTAAACGCTTTACGCAGCTGGGAGGGCTACAGCAACACATGCGAATGCACACCGGCATACGTCCGTTTGTATGTTCGTTTTGTACAAAAGCCTTTACTCAAAAGGCGGGATTGGATCAGCATTTGCGTACACATACTAAAGTAAAGCCTTTTAAATGTGTCATATGCAGCAAGTGCTTCTCTCAGTCAGTGCACTTACGTCAGCATATGCGTACACATACAAATATTCAGCCGTTCGAGTGCCCAGTTTGTGGAAGGAGATTTAAACAGAGCAGTCACTTAAACTTTCACATGCGTTCGCATGTCGGCGTGACAAATGGGTTAATGGTAGAACAATACGACCAAGCTGTAGAGCACCAGGGTCCGATTGATTTTCTGAATTTAACGAATGATCAGCCCGGGCAAGATGCTGAAACCGTCTTCCACATGCGTTTTCCTGTCGATGAGACGAATACGTTGGCGGCTCAAGAGTTCCCCCGTGCCGTAGAGCAGCAGGATCCTATTGATTTTCTAAATTTGTCGAATGTTCAGCGAGTACAAGATGGCGAAAAGACCTACCAGATGCACTCGAACGTTGACGAGACCAATAGGTTAATAGTTGAAGAATTTACTCAAGGTGTAGAGCAGCAGGATCCTATTGATTTTCTAAATTTTGCTAATGTTGAGCCGGTACAAGATGGCGAAACGATTTATTACGCCGCAGAGTTAGAGTCCTTACCGGCTTCGTATCAAAATCCTATGGCTTTAGACCCACAAGTTATGTTTTTTGATGATCATATCACTAAGTAG
- the LOC123705032 gene encoding ubiquitin-conjugating enzyme E2 G2 translates to MGSSGRHNTENMMAGSALRRLMAEYKQLTLNPPEGIIAGPVNEENFFEWEALITGPEGTCFEGGIFPAKLQFPPDYPLSPPKMQFICEMFHPNIYADGRVCISILHAPGDDPMGYETSAERWSPVQSVEKILLSVVSMLAEPNDESGANVDAAKMWREDRNQFNKIAERLVRKTLDLPPP, encoded by the exons ATGGGATCGTCGGGGAGACACAATACTGAAAATATGATGGCTGGTTCAGCATTGAGACGGCTTATGGCCGAATATAAAC AGCTGACATTAAATCCACCTGAGGGTATAATAGCAGGACCAGTGAATGAAGAGAACTTTTTTGAATGGGAAGCATTAATAAC AGGCCCAGAAGGAACATGTTTTGAAGGAGGTATCTTTCCAGCCAAGCTACAGTTTCCCCCTGATTATCCATTAAGTCCACCaaaaatgcaatttatttgtgaaatgtTTCATCCAAATA TTTATGCTGATGGACGAGTTTGTATATCCATTCTACATGCACCTGGTGATGATCCCATGGGCTATGAAACAAGTGCAGAAAGGTGGTCTCCTGTTCAAAGTGTGGAGAAAATACTGTTATCTGTAGTCAGTATGTTGGCTG aacCAAATGATGAGAGTGGGGCAAATGTTGATGCAGCTAAAATGTGGAGAGAAGATCGGAAtcagtttaataaaatagcagAGAGATTAGTCAGAAAAACTTTAGACTTACCCCCACCATAA
- the LOC123705031 gene encoding autophagy-related protein 13 homolog isoform X1 — translation MSSSEAQDRLKLYKFTKILTLKVAQIVVQSRQGKKISHVYNTSKLSEDITDAAASPNNLQWFNLSIPDVPEVNNDTKRVLNGEVVEALSNVLCIEISLRTNDGDDMVLELWTIKMLPGCDATISSISTIYYRMSIMLKSTLSISRITPAYKMSRLQNKDSYKISHKIYGGKPNFDLLGEKYKNIKVSELRMPIGMIQIEVVYRTEMAILSEPRGRAPSYGEVQNISNSDIMVKSDHFPRESPRKNHNEKKKVDLSKPLTAGAFVDAVKIKELHDALNQQLPPEPPMAWLLAEKDKMEKKMKLLSMAEVLAKPGPSTETTNALAQYASKAVEMPKPKDKYSSLMEFPFADGSPITELANFYQECLQARSASDAWDIESVSTDSETLSQQLKMYEDAVPEFDNMVESMFSNPEYGSDHS, via the exons ATGTCCAGTTCAGAAGCTCAAGACAGATTAAAGTTATATAAGTTTACAAAGATATTGACTTTGAAAGTTGCTCAAATAGTAGTGCAAAGTCGgcaaggaaaaaaaataagccATGTTTACAATACGTCTAAATTATCAGAAGATATAACTGATGCGGCAGCGTCGCCAAACAACTTACAATGG TTTAATCTATCCATACCAGATGTTCCTGAAGTAAACAATGACACAAAGCGAGTTTTAAATGGCGAAGTAGTTGAGGCATTATCAAATGTGTTGTGTATAGAAATTTCATTGAGAACTAATGACGGAGATGACATGGTATTGGAGTTGTGGACTATTAAGATGTTGCCTGGCTGTGACGCAACCATTTCATCAATATCTACTATATACTATCGCATGAGCATAATGCTGAAATCCACCCTCAGCATATCAAGGATAACACCAGCCTATAAAATGTCTAGGCTACAGAATAAGGATAGTTATAAAATCTCACACAAAATATATGGTGGCAAGCCAAATTTTGACCTATTAG gtgaaaaatataaaaacatcaaaGTGAGTGAATTACGCATGCCAATTGGTATGATTCAGATTGAAGTTGTTTATAGAACTGAAATGGCGATATTATCTGAGCCGCGAGGAAGAGCACCTAGTTATGGAGAAGTTCAAAATATATCCAACAGTGATATTATGGTTAAAAGCGATCATTTCCCCAGAGAAAGTCCAAG GAAAAATCACAATGAAAAGAAGAAAGTTGATCTTTCTAAGCCTTTGACAGCCGGTGCGTTTGTAGACGCAGtgaaaattaaagaattacATGATGCTCTAAATCAACAATTACCCCCTGAACCTCCTATGGCTTGGCTTCTTGCAGAGAAAGACAAAATGGAGAAA aaaATGAAGCTTCTATCAATGGCTGAGGTGCTCGCTAAACCGGGGCCTAGTACAGAAACTACAAATGCCCTGGCACAGTATGCTAGCAAAGCGGTTGAAATGCCAAAGCCTAAGGACAAATACTCAAGTCTAatg GAGTTTCCATTCGCGGATGGCAGTCCAATAACGGAGCTGGCCAACTTCTACCAGGAGTGTCTTCAAGCGCGTTCAGCCAGTGACGCCTGGGATATTGAGTCGGTTTCCACAGACTCGGAGACGCTCAGTCAACAACtgaaaatgtatgaagatGCGGTTCCAGAGTTCGATAATATGGTCGAATCCATGTTCAGTAACCCGGAGTATGGATCAGACCACTCTTAA